The sequence TCAACATTGTTGGTGACAGTGAGGATGATATTCCGAGCACCACACATACACCCCAAGGAGCACCGGGTTCCGGCACACAGCAATATCCTCCACACTTGTCAGCGTTGATCTTGGAAGCCATTGGCGAACAGCGAGAGATGGGGGAGACGTATGTGGGTCAGGGTTTGCATGATGTAACCGGTCTGACTGAATTTCGTCTTGGCCAATCTTTCCAGAGTAAGGAGGAAGCCGTGCTGAGTGTGAAGGATTACAGCATCCGGCGTGGAGTTGAGTACAAGGTGATGGAATCGGACACATGCATCGATACAACCACGCCAACGCGGAAGATCCCCAACTATAACTCCCCATGTCATCAAGATTCACCACAAAGGGCAACCACCGAATATGAACCCGGTTCGCACTCTTGTCCCCAAATAACTGAGTGGAtaacaacatcatgatgtaggCACATGCATATATGCGAACAGTGTCCTCGGTCGCATCTTCTGGCAACACCCGAAACCTCTCATGAAACCATGTGAAGTGGACGGTCATCTGCTTGACCTTATTCGGTGGAGGCAGCTCACCGAATAAATCCTGAAACCATTCCCAGGCTGATCGGCCACCCTCCATGAAATTTTCAAACTCTGCAAGGCGGTAATAGCCCTCCCATCAATAGGTAACCCAAGTTGAAATGCCACATCTTGCAGTGTCACTGTGCACTCTCTAAAAGGCATATCAAAAGTatgcgtctccggacgccaccTCTCAATGAACGCACTAACCATAGCCTCATCCAACTAGAACCAACGACTGTTTAGCCTGGTCAAGTGGTACAAACCAGCCCTCTCTAAATAAGGTATGATTCTGTCATGCATTGGCATATTTTGTTGCCGCCTCATACTGTAGATACACCTACTTGGCTGCACCATGCACGAAAGACATCCACAACGTTATTCAAATTTACATGCAACATGGAAAAATCTTAACTCATTCGaccgaataaataaataaatactgccACACAATGACACaactaaacaattaattaattaaattattattcacTTATACATTCAACCTGTTAAATCTTTGATTCGTTAGATACTTCAAAAACCGGTTATAAACTTCAAATTTCGGTTTTCCAAAGGGAACatacaaaataaacaagttcttAACCTGAATCGATTTATGGCTAAATACCGGTTTCTTAGCTATAttttaaacaaaatatttaaaattaaaattaaaattaaaatgatctTCACCTATTATTCCAATGTCGTCTAACCTAGCATATACCGTCACTACATTCCACCCCTAAGTAAGATCTAACAGTCAAGTAGCATTTACACCCTACATTCCATAACCTATCTAACAAATGTTAATacttagataaataaaataaagctaacCTCGTCGGCAATGGCACCGGCAGCATTGGCAACACCATTCAGTCGATATAAGCTCTGTTCATTTGCCATGCTCTCTACCTCAAGTCAGCGCTtgaaaaaatcctaaaaccctccTCCAAGTGCTCCTCCTTCTCTCTACAACTTTTCTCTCTCTAGGCAACCCCACAAGCAAAACACAAATGAAATCCGCGACTGCAAGCCACAGATTATATATAGACACACCCTCCACGTAAACCGCTACTACCTATAGCGGTTTACATTGATTTCTTCCAAtacataaaccgctactgcctaTAGCGATTTTTGTTTAAACTCCCTTACTCGTAAACCGCAGCTGCCAGTAGCAGTTTATATTATACCCTAATTCGCAACTGATAGTAGCGATTTCTATAGATTCGTCAAAAAATACAATTACGTCTTCGTTTGTAAAATTGTATAATCAAGTAATTTTAAGTCCCATTTTATTTATTTGAGAAAATTGTCCAAATTTTAATGACCCTAACATCTCTCAATTTCCCACCGTACAAATTAAGAAAAGGAAACTCGAGAACTATGATTCTAAAATCCAGACTAGACTTATTTGCGGTTGGATTCTTCAAGAAAAATTACCATTTAAAAATTGTTCAAGAACCGGTAAATCGACTGATCGGATTAGATCGGGACCTGGCCAGTTTGTATAAAACGACACAGTTTGGATTAAAgttaaaaaaacaaaagagaaactGAACGGCAAAAGCCAAGCCCCTTCTCGGCTTCTCCTCACACACGTTCCTTTTCCGGTTTTCCCTCAACGCTCAAACAATGttctaaaaactaaaaagtaaaaactaaacCAAATTGGTTAAGTGATCGATTTTGGTTAAGATGTAAAACAGCCTTACAAAAATTGATTAGATAATCGGACAAACCAGCGGTTAATCGGTAAATCACCGGAACCGGCCGGGTTTTTTCACGGTCTTTGGTTCAGACGTTCAGTGCATCCGTGAAAAACGACGGCGTTTTGCAATCACAAGGAAGAAGAACGAAGAAATATCCCACCCACTTTCTCTCCCACTCTGAAACTTAACCCTAAGCCCAGCCAGCCACCATCACCGTCCCTCATCGCTGAACTCTTCTCCTCCGGTACAGGGTGCTGTCGCCGCCGGCGGGGACAAAGCGTGGGTGCCGTCGCACTCTTCTCATCGCATCGCCGAACTCTTCTTAGTTCTCATCGCTCCTCTTCTCGTcatcgagctctctctctctgtcCGAGGCCAGCATCCCTCTTCGAGCTGTCTGTTGCTCTCAGTCCGAGTTCACTTCCCCTCCTCCGTTGCCGTCACTTCCCATTCCTCCGTCGCCGTCACTTGCCTTCCTCCTTCGCCACCAGTAAGCAGTGCTGCTtcaatttatttttgcttgttttgtaCTTTCGTTTGGTTTTCTGAtttctgattttgttaatttctGCTTATTTTGAGTTACTGAATTTCTGAGTTTGTAAGCCTCCATCCCTCCACTGCTTCTTCAGTTTCATTTTTGGGAGTTAATTGCTGTTTCTCTGGATTTAATTAcgttgattgttgattgttgttttTCTGGGTTAATTGTTGTTTTCTGAGTTAATTTTCTTCATAGTTCATTGTTATTAACGGGGCTGGATTGTTGTTATTTTGTTCTGACTTCTGGgttgattattgttgattattgGTAATTTTCTGAGTTATTTCTGTGCTATTGTTCTAATTCTGAGTTAATTTAGTAGTTGTTGGCTTGTTCCTGAGTAAAATTAGTTAAACTTAAAAACTTTTTTGTAATTGTTGGCTCTTCTGGTGGCGGATAAGTGTTATCCTTATGTGCTTCACTGCATTGTTAAGTTTTGCTATATTCTGATTTCTGAGTTGTTGGTTACTGATTTTTCTGATTCTGACTCGTTGATGGTGCTTTGCTGGGAATGAGGGTGTCAATATGTAATTGAATTAGATTTACTGTATACCAGTGTACCAGTCAAGTACACTGGTCACTGGTACATGTGAAAATCTTCCAAAATTTTAATCATAACGAATAGACGGCTGCAGTGACGAAGCTGTGACTGACGACATAGCAGCGACCGTGATACTGGGAGAGGAGAATAGAGGCTGCCACGGCAAGAGCAGATCGGCAGCAAAAGCAGAGGACCTCTGGCGAGACTGGCTGGGGTGGGTGCGGCCCAAGGAAACAGAGGTAAGGTCTGCTTTGCTTTTGCTTCTTGTTTGTTGCCcttctatatttttgttttttcttgtaTCTGTATGAATATGCTCAACAAGTAAGTTCAATTAATCATTATTTTTCCAAGTATACtttattaattttgatataaGATATTAGCTCTCATTATTCGTTGCTTGATGGAAAACCTAATTTTCTTTATGCTTACTTGTCTAGCAGGGTTTTGTTCCTCAGTCTCTTTTTGTTACTGTGGCTGTTTTGAGTTCACTTGAAAATCACCCCTATGCACTCAATATATCGTTCTACTGCCAGCGATTCCGCTAGCCTATGTTGTAAGGTTCTGGTATCTAGAAGTTTCTCTTCACAGTTAGTATCTTCTCACTGTGTAGGAGCTAGAGAGTTTTGGCATGAAGAACAATGTCTAGGGCTTACTAAATATGCTGACATTCTCATTGCAAAAGCTAGCAAAGGGAACAGCGACCAAGAAATTCTCCGGTCTCTGTTCAATGATCCAGCTTGTGATGGTATACATCTCTCTCAGAACCTTATTCAAAGGTTACTCCATCGATTTAAAGACGATTGGAGGTCTGCATTGGGGATATTCAAATGGGCCGGTTTGCGATCAGGCTTTAGACACTCGCCGGAATCGTATGATATGATGATAGACATATTAGGGAAAATGAAGCAAATGGAAAAGTTGAGAGATTTCTTGGAAGAAATGCATGAGGTGGGTCTTGTTACTCTGAATACTATAGCTAAGGTGATGAGGAGGTTTGTTGGTGCAGGACAGTGGGAAGATGCAGTAAGGATATTTGATAGCTTAGAATCTCTTGGGTTGGAGAAGAACACCGAATCCATGAACTTGTTGCTTGATACGCTATGCAAAGAGGAATTTGTTGAACAAGCTCGTGAAATTTTCTTGGAGCTAAAGCAGCACATTGCTCCAAATGCTTATACGTTTAACATACTTATACACGGCTGGTGCAAAGTCCGTCGTGTGGACGAGGCACAGTGGACAATCCAAGAGATGAAAGGACATGGTTGTCACCCTTGTGTTATAAGTTACTCAACCATCATCCAATGCTATTGCCAAGAACAGAATTTTGACAGGGTCTACGAGCTGCTTGATGAAATGCAAGCACATGGTTGCTCCCCAAATGTGGTCACTTATACTACCATCATGTCTGCATTGGCGAAGGCAGAAAAATTTGAGGAAGCTTTGCAATTAGTTGAGAGAATGAGGTCTGTTGGAT is a genomic window of Arachis ipaensis cultivar K30076 chromosome B06, Araip1.1, whole genome shotgun sequence containing:
- the LOC107605030 gene encoding pentatricopeptide repeat-containing protein At3g04130, mitochondrial gives rise to the protein MHSIYRSTASDSASLCCKVLVSRSFSSQLVSSHCVGAREFWHEEQCLGLTKYADILIAKASKGNSDQEILRSLFNDPACDGIHLSQNLIQRLLHRFKDDWRSALGIFKWAGLRSGFRHSPESYDMMIDILGKMKQMEKLRDFLEEMHEVGLVTLNTIAKVMRRFVGAGQWEDAVRIFDSLESLGLEKNTESMNLLLDTLCKEEFVEQAREIFLELKQHIAPNAYTFNILIHGWCKVRRVDEAQWTIQEMKGHGCHPCVISYSTIIQCYCQEQNFDRVYELLDEMQAHGCSPNVVTYTTIMSALAKAEKFEEALQLVERMRSVGCKPDTLFYNSFIYTLGRAGKVDDATFVFKVTMPNDGVVPNTSTYNSMISMFCHYAQENRAFDTLREMQDAGLCKPDLQTYHPMIKLCFKTGKIDSWLKDILNDMVNKHHLGLDISTYTLLIHGLCRADRYKWAYSLFEDMIDQDVMPRLKTCRLLLEEVKQKNMYEASEKIEDLMKKMFSNMVSPMIAEVSET